One segment of Theobroma cacao cultivar B97-61/B2 chromosome 9, Criollo_cocoa_genome_V2, whole genome shotgun sequence DNA contains the following:
- the LOC18589774 gene encoding serine/threonine-protein kinase UCNL, with protein MENPSFSPPFPPELDLDNLKAIKILGKGAMGTVFLAHDTVTDPTARSPFALKVVQRSKHDADRRALWEIGVLTRLSTPDPALHHPFLPRLLGRLETPEFLAWAVPYCPGSDLNVLRYRQNDRVFSAAVIRFYLAEILCALEHLHSLGIVYRDLKPENILIQQSGHATLTDFDLSRNLKRRQLSDILTDETKDQNSLSEIPVRRKYRRNYFRWIPVVPDNKYNKALKKAKSARVSPVSRRKLSFSNGERSNSFVGTEEYVSPEVVRGDGHEFAVDWWALGILTYEMLYGTTPFKGRNRKETFRNILAKEPEFMGQRNALTDLIGRLLQKDPKKRLGYHRGACEIKEQAFFKGVRWDLLTEVLRPPYIPSRDDCDLTEKVTPGRMDIREYFQSLKAPSSMPPSPLPSPSSDHRRNVSFTEY; from the coding sequence ATGGAGAATCCTTCATTTTCACCACCATTTCCACCTGAGTTAGATTTAGACAACCTCAAAGCCATCAAAATCCTTGGCAAAGGAGCCATGGGCACTGTCTTTCTCGCCCACGACACAGTCACCGACCCCACCGCTCGTTCCCCGTTTGCCCTCAAGGTTGTCCAAAGATCCAAACATGACGCTGATCGTCGGGCCCTCTGGGAAATTGGGGTTTTGACCAGGCTTTCTACTCCCGACCCAGCTCTTCACCACCCATTTCTTCCTCGTCTTTTAGGTCGTCTCGAAACCCCTGAGTTCCTTGCTTGGGCTGTCCCTTACTGCCCTGGCTCCGACCTCAACGTCCTCCGTTACCGTCAAAACGATCGCGTCTTCTCCGCTGCTGTTATCCGGTTTTACCTGGCTGAGATCCTCTGCGCTCTCGAGCACCTGCATTCCCTGGGCATCGTTTACCGAGATCTCAAGCCTGAAAATATCCTCATTCAACAGTCAGGTCACGCAACTTTAACGGATTTCGACCTTTCGCGCAACTTAAAAAGGAGGCAACTATCAGATATTTTAACTGACGAGACAAAGGATCAGAATTCTTTGTCTGAAATTCCGGTCCGACGTAAATATCGACGAAACTATTTTCGTTGGATCCCCGTTGTACCTGATAACAAGTATAACAAAGCTTTGAAGAAAGCGAAATCAGCCCGAGTCAGCCCAGTGAGTCGACGGAAGCTGAGTTTCTCAAACGGGGAACGTTCCAACTCGTTCGTGGGTACCGAGGAATACGTGTCACCTGAAGTAGTACGTGGAGATGGACATGAATTCGCCGTCGATTGGTGGGCTCTCGGAATTCTAACCTACGAGATGCTCTACGGGACGACGCCCTTCAAAGGGAGGAATCGCAAAGAGACGTTTCGAAACATTTTGGCCAAAGAGCCGGAGTTCATGGGACAACGAAACGCTTTGACGGATTTGATCGGACGGTTACTACAAAAGGATCCCAAAAAGAGACTCGGGTATCACAGAGGAGCATGCGAGATCAAGGAGCAAGCGTTCTTTAAAGGGGTCAGGTGGGACCTCTTAACTGAAGTGTTACGACCGCCGTATATTCCGTCGAGAGACGACTGCGACTTGACGGAGAAAGTAACCCCCGGACGAATGGACATAAGGGAATACTTCCAGAGTTTGAAGGCTCCGTCGTCTATGCCACCGTCACCGTTGCCATCACCTTCATCGGATCATAGACGGAATGTTTCTTTTACGGAGTACTAA